The Primulina eburnea isolate SZY01 chromosome 13, ASM2296580v1, whole genome shotgun sequence genome includes a region encoding these proteins:
- the LOC140809882 gene encoding uncharacterized protein, with amino-acid sequence MALDAAATQPSKMRWGELEEDDGEDLDFLLPPKEVLGPDDNGIKKVVEYKFNEEGNRVKITTTTRIRKLANARLSKRAVERRSWPKFGDAVHEDVGSRLTMVSTEEILLERPRAPGTKQEETAASGDPFAQIGKAGAVLMVCRTCGKKGDHWTSRCPYKDLAQPSETFVDKLPSETATSTLGATKGAYVPPSMRGGNTERSGTDMRRRNEENSVRVTNLSEDTREADLHELFRPFGAVSRVYVAIDQKTGTSRGFGFVNFVSREDAERAINKLNGYGYDNLILRVEWAAPRAN; translated from the exons ATGGCGTTAGACGCGGCGGCGACGCAACCCAGCAAGATGAGATGGGGAGAACTGGAGGAGGACGATGGAGAGGATTTAGATTTCCTTTTGCCGCCGAAGGAGGTGTTGGGACCGGATGACAACGGGATAAAGAAGGTGGTGGAGTACAAGTTCAACGAAGAAGGGAACAGGGTGAAGATAACAACCACCACACGCATCCGCAAACTGGCCAACGCTCGACTGAGCAAACGCGCCGTGGAGCGCCGCTCGTGGCCCAAGTTTGGCGATGCCGTGCACGAGGACGTTGGCAGCCGCCTCACCATGGTCTCCACCGAAGAAATTCTCCTCGAGCGCCCACGCGCCCCTG GTACCAAACAAGAGGAAACTGCAGCTTCCGGTGATCCTTTCGCTCAGATTGGGAAAGCTGGAGCTGTTCTCATGGTTTGTAGGACCTGTGGGAAGAAAGGTGATCACTGGACCTCAAGGTGTCCCTACAAGGATCTTGCTCAACCAAGTGAGACCTTCGTCGATAAGCTACCATCCGAAACTGCCACTTCTACATTGGGTGCTACAAAGGGAGCATATGTGCCTCCAAGCATGCGAGGCGGTAATACTGAGAGGAGTGGTACAGACATGAGACGCAGGAATGAAGAAAACTCGGTTAGAGTCACTAATCTTTCTGAAGACACGAGAGAGGCTGATTTACATGAGCTATTTCGTCCTTTTGGTGCTGTCAGCCGAGTTTATGTTGCCATTGATCAAAAGACAGGGACCAGCAGAGGTTTTGGTTTTGTCAACTTTGTGAGCAGAGAGGATGCTGAGAGAGCTATCAACAAACTGAACGGATATGGTTACGACAATCTTATACTTAGAGTCGAATGGGCTGCTCCTAGGGCAAACTAG
- the LOC140810549 gene encoding pentatricopeptide repeat-containing protein At1g31430-like — MSLAKKSAFPGIGSFLSSKLPPRTTISCTILDSLLQQCQGFKCFNQILCQMISTGLIKDTYGASRVLKFSTDSPFVHIGYSYKIFINIETSNGFIWNTMLRAFMQRKSVQDSIFLYKTMLKNGFLCIDNYTYPILIQSCSLGGLEIEGKELHDHVVKMGFEDDVYVVNNFISMYSGCGNIDDARKVFDGSPVPDLISWNTMLAGYVSMENIEEAKIFYAWMPKKNVIASNSMIVLLGKSGRVSEAHQLFNELEKKDFISWTALISCHEQNGMYAEALNLFVNMHLNGVGVDDVTIVTVLSACAHLLSIRMGKTVHGLVLRIGFEPYVNPQNALINMYSRCGDVLEAQKLFDSGCVLDMISWNSMIFGYIKRGLIEKARELFDNMPEKDVVTWGSIISGYTHLSKFSETLALFNDMQRAGIKPDETTLVSVVSACAHLAALDQGKWVDAYIRKNGMRVNTILGTTLIDMYMKCGSIENAMEVFCGMKETGVSSWNALILGYATNGLAVKALEIFEEMKKSGTVPNEITFVAVLGACRHMGLVEEGRRYFDSMVKIYNIKPNIKHYGCLVDLLGRTGLLKEAEEVIDTMPMAPDIATWGALLGACKKHGDKKMGERIGRKLIELQPEHDGFHVLLSNIYASKGNWVDVQEIREMMTHQGVVKTPGCSMIETNGVVQEFLVGDKLHPQIKEIEGMLNKMIQRMKRREHTIGADDVLLNMDEEEKETNLFGIGW; from the coding sequence ATGAGTTTAGCAAAGAAAAGTGCATTCCCAGGCATCGGGTCCTTTTTAAGCAGCAAGCTCCCTCCGAGAACCACCATTTCTTGCACAATTTTGGACTCTTTACTGCAACAATGCCAAGGTTTCAAGTGTTTCAATCAAATCTTGTGTCAGATGATCAGCACTGGGCTGATCAAGGACACGTATGGGGCCAGCAGAGTCCTTAAGTTTTCCACTGATTCACCCTTTGTTCACATTGGTTATTCTTACAAAATCTTCATCAACATCGAGACCTCGAATGGGTTCATATGGAACACCATGTTGCGGGCATTTATGCAGAGAAAAAGTGTCCAAGATTCGATCTTTCTGTACAAAACAATGTTAAAGAACGGTTTCTTGTGCATTGATAATTATACTTACCCAATCTTGATACAGAGCTGCTCTCTGGGTGGTTTAGAAATTGAGGGGAAAGAGTTGCATGATCACGTGGTGAAAATGggttttgaggatgatgtttaTGTGGTGAATAATTTCATTAGTATGTATAGCGGTTGTGGTAACATAGATGATGCTAGGAAGGTGTTTGATGGAAGTCCTGTGCCGGACTTGATTTCCTGGAATACTATGTTGGCAGGATATGTTTCGATGGAAAATATCGAAGAGGCGAAGATTTTTTATGCTTGGATGCCGAAAAAGAATGTGATTGCTTCAAATTCTATGATAGTGTTGTTGGGTAAAAGTGGCAGGGTGAGTGAGGCGCATCAATTGTTTAATGAGCTGGAGAAAAAGGATTTCATATCCTGGACCGCATTAATATCTTGTCATGAGCAAAATGGGATGTATGCAGAGGCTTTGAATCTGTTTGTTAATATGCATTTGAATGGTGTTGGTGTAGATGATGTCACCATTGTTACAGTGCTTTCTGCGTGTGCACATCTGTTAAGCATCAGAATGGGGAAAACGGTTCACGGCTTAGTCTTGAGAATTGGCTTTGAACCTTATGTGAATCCACAGAATGCTTTGATTAACATGTACTCCAGATGTGGGGACGTGTTGGAAGCACAGAAACTGTTTGATTCGGGTTGTGTACTGGACATGATTTCTTGGAATTCTATGATATTTGGATACATCAAACGTGGATTGATTGAAAAAGCTAGGGAGTTGTTTGATAACATGCCTGAAAAAGATGTTGTAACATGGGGTTCAATAATATCTGGTTATACCCATCTTAGTAAATTCTCTGAGACTTTAGCGTTGTTTAATGACATGCAGCGTGCAGGCATTAAGCCTGACGAAACCACTTTGGTTAGCGTAGTTTCAGCTTGTGCCCACCTTGCTGCCCTTGACCAAGGTAAATGGGTAGATGCTTACATACGAAAGAACGGGATGAGGGTTAATACGATTCTTGGGACTACTCTTATTGACATGTACATGAAATGTGGAAGCATAGAAAATGCAATGGAGGTGTTTTGTGGCATGAAGGAAACTGGGGTTTCTTCATGGAATGCTCTAATCCTCGGCTATGCCACTAATGGGCTGGCAGTAAAGGCACTCGAGATAtttgaggagatgaagaaaaGTGGAACAGTGCCTAATGAAATCACCTTTGTGGCAGTTCTTGGTGCTTGTCGACATATGGGCCTTGTAGAAGAGGGACGCCGATATTTTGATTCAATGGTTAAAATATACAACATCAAACCAAATATCAAGCATTACGGATGTTTGGTTGACCTTCTTGGACGCACAGGTTTGCTCAAGGAAGCTGAGGAAGTGATTGACACAATGCCAATGGCACCAGATATAGCCACTTGGGGTGCTCTACTCGGTGCTTGCAAAAAACATGGTGACAAGAAAATGGGAGAAAGAATAGGGAGGAAACTCATCGAACTTCAGCCTGAGCATGATGGTTTTCATGTTTTATTGTCCAACATATATGCGTCGAAAGGTAATTGGGTTGACGTTCAGGAGATCAGAGAGATGATGACGCATCAAGGTGTTGTTAAAACTCCTGGATGTAGCATGATTGAAACCAATGGTGTTGTTCAGGAATTCCTTGTTGGAGATAAATTGCATCCTCAGATCAAGGAGATAGAGGGGATGCTGAATAAAATGATTCAGAGAATGAAGAGACGGGAGCATACAATAGGTGCAGATGACGTTCTACTTAACATGGATGAAGAGGAAAAAGAAACTAATCTCTTTGGTATAGGGTGGTAA